A section of the Oryzias melastigma strain HK-1 linkage group LG2, ASM292280v2, whole genome shotgun sequence genome encodes:
- the bco1l gene encoding beta-carotene oxygenase 1, like has translation MQSFIAKNGNETPEPVKAQVKGSLPSWLQGTLLRNGPGLFSVGDSEYNHWFDGSSLIHSFTFSNGEVTYRSKFLKSDTYKRNVKANRIVVSEFGTMVYPDPCKNIFARTATHLSNIVPNFTDNNLINIIRYGDDYYASSEVNYINQIDPDTLETVGRVNYRNHIALNLATAHPHYDDEGNTYNMGTTIIGLGRPKYIIFKVPANGTGKEHKKPALKKVQQICSIPFRSTLFPGYFHSFGMTENYIVFVEQPFKLDIVKLATAYFRGVNWGSCLKFDEKDTTLFHIIDRKTGKKISAHYYGDALVVFHHINAYEENGHVVFDMITYKDSNLYNMFYLHNMKQDTSSFIQKNQEFSPPVCQRFVLPLDVHKESPKGTNLVTLTDTSAEAVMQEDGSVYCKPDNVFVGMELPGINYKFNARKYRYFYGSKLDWSPHPNKIAKVDIVTRTHVEWHQENCYPSEPVFVASPGAVEEDDGVILSSVVSSDPDITPFMLVLNAKTFEEIARASIPTTVHMDLHGLFIPAAV, from the exons ATGCAGTCGTTCATCGCTAAGAATGGAAATGAGACGCCAGAGCCGGTGAAAGCTCAGGTGAAAG GCTCCCTGCCATCCTGGCTGCAGGGGACCCTGCTGCGGAACGGACCCGGCCTGTTCTCCGTGGGGGACTCGGAGTACAACCACTGGTTTGATGGATCCTCACTGATCCATAGTTTCACCTTCAGCAATG GGGAAGTGACCTACAGAAGCAAGTTCCTGAAGAGTGACACCTACAAGAGGAACGTCAAGGCCAACCGGATCGTCGTGTCAGAATTCGGAACCATGGTCTACCCCGATCCCTGCAAGAACATCTTTGCCAG GACCGCCACACACCTCAGCAACATTGTGCCAAACTTCACTGACAACAACTTGATCAACATCATTCGTTATGGAGACGACTACTACGCCTCCTCTGAAGTCAACTACATCAACCAGATTGACCCAGACACCTTGGAAACCGTTGGTAGG GTCAACTACAGGAACCACATTGCTCTGAACTTAGCGACGGCCCATCCGCACTACGACGATGAGGGCAACACCTACAACATGGGGACGACCATCATTGGCCTTGGTCGGCCAAAATACATCATCTTTAAAGTCCCTGCTAATGGCACAG GGAAAGAACACAAGAAGCCGGCactgaaaaaagttcagcagatCTGTTCGATTCCTTTTCGCTCCACTTTGTTCCCCGGCTACTTCCACAGCTTTGGCATGACTGAAAACTACATCGTCTTTGTGGAGCAACCCTTCAAGCTGGACATCGTCAAACTGGCAACGGCGTATTTCAGAGGGGTCAACTGGGGGAGCTGCCTCAAGTTTGATGAGAAAGACACT ACCTTGTTTCACATCATTGACAGAAAAACGGGGAAGAAAATATCGGCCCACTACTACGGCGACGCTCTAGTTGTCTTCCATCACATCAACGCCTACGAGGAGAACGGCCACGTGGTCTTCGACATGATCACCTACAAGGACAGCAACCTGTACAACATGTTCTACCTTCACAACATGAAACAGGACACCAGTTCCTTCATCCAGAAAAACCAGGAATTTTCTCCACCTGTTTGTCAAAGATTCGTCTTGCCTCTCGATGTCCATAAG GAATCCCCTAAAGGAACCAATCTAGTGACTCTGACGGACACGTCTGCTGAGGCGGTGATGCAGGAGGACGGATCGGTCTACTGCAAGCCTGACAACGTTTTCGTAG GTATGGAGTTGCCGGGAATCAACTACAAATTTAACGCCAGAAAGTACAGATACTTTTACGGCTCAAAGCTGGACTGGTCTCCTCACCCCAACAAG ATCGCCAAGGTCGACATCGTGACCAGGACCCATGTGGAGTGGCACCAGGAGAACTGCTACCCCTCCGAGCCGGTGTTCGTGGCGTCTCCTGGAGCAGTGGAGGAGGATGATG GCGTTATTCTGTCTTCTGTGGTTTCCTCCGATCCCGACATCACCCCCTTCATGCTCGTCCTCAACGCGAAAACCTTCGAGGAGATCGCTCGAGCTTCTATTCCCACCACTGTCCACATGGACCTTCATGGACTTTTTATCCCTGCTGCTGTCTGA